The genomic window TGATCTTATAACACCCCCTGCAGGCGTCAGGGAGCGGCTGCTCAGCGAGCGTATACTAAAGAAAAAAGAAACGCCCGTGAATGATGCAGCCAACGACAATTCGGTGTTTTCGATAATTGAGGACAAAAGATCAGATATAGCCCCACCGGCGGCGGAGAAAGAAACAGAGACCCTTTCGCCGTCAGGTGAGGCAGACAAGCCGGAGTCTCCTGCAATAGTCAGACGGCCGAAGACATTTATGTATATCGGCGCTGCGGCGGCGTGCATAGCCGTGATAGTTCTCGGCGCATTCGCAGTGAGCATATTCAACAAGGGCAGGCTCACCTCCGGTACAGAGAGCAGCATTGACAGGACAGAGCAGATATTCACAAGCGCCAAGAGTATGTATACTATGCTTGGCAGTGAAGTCTTCGGCACTGATGAAGCAAAGGCCGACGGTGCAGACAGCATACACCAGCTTGATTACGAGAACTTTCTTATGATAAATACAGACGGTGCGGCTATCATCGACCGTTCAGGCAATGTCAAGGCAACGTCAACGAGATTCAGGGAGGAGACCTTCCTCACAAAGACCGAAAAAAAGATATACACATACTCCAAGGACAACAGTCTCAGCGGCGGCCGCTCGGGCGAGCTTTGCATATTTGCATATGACATCAAAACGCTTGTCCTCAGAGAGGAGAATTTCTGCATAAACGCCGATAACGCACAGATAGGCGCCTTTACTCTTGTGCCGGAGGATCAGGCCAATCTTCGCAACGACCCTTCTGAGGAAAATAATGAACAGCCGGTATTCGGCGAGACACTTATCTATACCATAGTCACTCAGAATGAAGACGGCAGCAGCGAGAGCACGATATACCGTCAGCCGTTGGGCGGAGAAGCCAAGGCGCTGTATTCCTTCAAGAACAAGATGGGTGCTAAGAGCAAGATCAGCGTAGAGGGGCTGTATACCAAAAATGCTGTTAATATGTATGTTTACGATGTGTTTGTTGTATACAGCGAGACGAGCGAGGACACCTATGCCGGCATTTTAGGCGACAACGGCAAACTGTACAACAAGAGCTACAGTATAATGGCACTTGATCTCAAAGGAAAAAAAGAGGCTGTGACAGCCAAGCTCTTTGATGAGTGTGAGCAGATAAAGGAGAGCACATTTGAGAAAAACTACTCGGTCACAGCAGAATCCCCATGGACTGACATAATGATAATCAACAAAAGCACCGGCGTGGTAACAGCCACACTGTTGTATGACGAAAGCGAGGAAGATCACGTTGATAACACGCCTGACAAGCCAGACAGATCTATTGCAGTCGGAAAGAGCATCTACGCAATACCCCCGGCGGAGGATAATGCAGGCTCATCAAAATATACTATGACAACAGTGGAGAGCTTCTTCTGGTCGGGACAATTTTACTACACTGATGAGTCCGGCAATTGGTATTATGATACTGAGGTGGCCAACGACTCGTCACTTGGCAGCAAGGATCTCGAACAGCACAGAGATGAGTTCAGAAGCATAGCTACTATCATTGCAAGAGTGGATTATGACAGTGACGGCAAGCTGATAGGCACGACCTTTGCACTCACAAATACAGGTGAGAAGATAGATATGACCTGCAAGGCAGACGGCGTGGCTGTAAATATCGAAAACGGCAGAGCGCTGTTCTGCGGAGAGAGATACAGCGAAGACGGGGCGACTGAGCAGTATATCCTCCACACCCCGGATACTGTGCAGAAGGTGACATTCACCAGATAGCATACAAGCGACGATAAGCGCAGCGCCTCTGAGATCTTTTCCATATCCCTATCAATAGTAAAGGCACTTATGTCTTCATCAGGACATAAGTGCCTTTGCTTTTTTTATTGCTGCTGCGAGCTGCTCTCAGAGTTGTTGGTGCCGCCCTTTGACATCTCATCCTCGGTAAAGGGTATCTCGGCAGCCTTGAGATAGAATATCTTGTATCCGCCCGGCTCGCTTGAAACGTATATCGTCAGGTCGGCAGTCTCGGTCTTCTTGCTGCCCGAGAACGTCACCTCGGCATCGACCATGTAGGGCTTTTTGGGCGAGTCTATGCCGGCTTCTGAGCCTATCTTCTTTGCATCGTCATCGCTCAGCTTCTTGGGGTCTGAGAGCTCGGCCTTTATCGTGAAGCCCTCGCCGTAGCGGTCTTCAAGGTCCTTGCAGTAGTAGTCGCTCATGTAGTTGTCCTTGGTGGCGCCGAGCACGGCTATGTCTTCTTCATACTGCTTTCTCACATCAGGGTGGAGCGAGTTCGCAAAGCCTGCGTAATCCTTCTCCTCTATCGCCTTGAAGTAGGCCTCTATCGGTGCGGTCTTGCTTGTGAGCGATATGGTGCCAGTCGCAAAAAGACTTATCACAACGATGACCGCCAGCACGCCAAAAACTGCGAGCACTGCTCCCTTGCTCGCCTTGACCTTCTTTTTGTTCCTGTTTACGCTTATCTTCTTTTTCTTAAGCTCGGCGTAGTAGGCCTCCTTTTCCTCGGGGGTCATGAACCTTACAGGCTTTGCGCCGTCCTTTTTCATCTTTTCGAGCGCCTTTGAAGTGACGTCAGGCTTGCCGTAGCCGCACTTGTCGCAGTATTCGCCCTTGTATTCAGCCCCGCAGGACTTGCATATCCTTGTTGCCATAGCTTTTTCTTGCCTCTCTTAATAATAGCGTGTTATCTTATGTGGAATAATTATATCACAATATTACAGGGTTGTCAATTACGTCGGGCTGTGCCGCTTTATCGGATATGTAAAAAATCATGCCGCAATTTTGTAGTTTTTTATATAGAAAAAGTCTTGCCGGTATGATATAATATATAATGTATAAGTATGGACACCCATAAACGATATAATGAGGTTATTAAAATATGAAACTATATTCTTTAAAGAAAGCAACGGCTGCCATGGCGGCGGCAGTGCTTTGTGCCGCACTTTCGGGGTGCTATTTCCTGCCCGATGAGGAGGAGGTGCTCGCAGCGCCCTCTGTCAAGACCTCCGATGTAAAATACACAACTATAAAGGTCGAGCGCAAGACGCTTGAAAAGAAGGTCATCTGCTCGGGCACAGTGTCGAGCGAGAACCAGTATTCCCAGTCGTATGCCGACAACAGCGGTGTTATAAAGAAATTCTACGTCAATACCGGCGATACGGTCAAAAAGGGCGACAAGATATGCTCACTTGACACCACCGACATCGACTACGAGATAGCCGAGCAGGAGCTTTATCTTAAGCGTGCCAAGCTCGACACACAGGTCATAGTTCAGAACAAGGGCACTCAGGCCGAGATAGACCGCTCGGGCGTTGAGGAGGAGCTTATACAGAAAAAGCTCGACAAGCTCTACGCTCTGAAAGAGGGCGCTACCCTTAAAGCCGAGGCTGACGGCACTATAACCTACCTTACCTCGCTGCGTGCAGGCGACAGTATAGATACAGGCACGACTGTCTGCACGATACTCGACACAGATGCGCTGTTTATCGAGATAAAGCCCAAGAGCGGTGACACCAAGTATTTCAAGATGGACCAGAAGGTCGCTATCCGTGTGGGCGAGGAGGAATATCAGGGCAAGGTGTTCATGATACCCTCTGAGCTTACAAAGTACAGGGAAGAACAGAAAAAGTCAAAGGAAAAGATAGAGGACGGCATAAACTATCAGGCAGATGCAGTGTATGTGCGCTTTGCAGACAAGAAGTCTTCTGCCTCGGCAGTCGGCCAGCTCGCAGACGTGACGCTTCTGCTTGACAAGACAGAGAATGCTATCGTCATCTCCAACAACCTTATCAAGAAGGTGGACGGTGAGCAGGTGGTCTATGTGCTCAAGGACGGCGAGAAGGTCGCAGTCACGGTCGAGGTGGGCTTGCAGACAGGCTCGCAGGCTGAGATAGTTTCAGGCCTCAGCGAGGGCGACGAAGTCATTATCAGATAAAAGGAAAGAAATACTGTTATGTTTACATTGCTATTGCGTAAGATGCGCAACACCAAATGGATGGTGTTCTGCCTGCTGATAGGCTGCGTCATGGCGTGCGCTATGATGGCGACGATACCTATTTACATGAATGCGTCGCTTCAGAGAATGCTCGTCAAGGACTTAGAGACTTTCCAGCAGACATACAATATATACCCCGGTATGTACAATACCAAATACTCTATGAATATGAGTTTAAACGCCGAGGGTCAGCGCAAGCTGATAGAGGCCACCGAAAAGGCGGTCGATGACAGCTTTGCACAGCTTGGCGCCGAGGCGACAAACAAGCGCTTTGTGAGCGATGATTACCTGTATGCCGCAAACTTCGCCACCGCCGGCGGCAGCGACACGGTCAAGCTGCACCTTGGCGCTATGAGCGGTCTTGCAGACAACGTGACTATCACGCAGGGGCGGATATTCACCCCCGGCAAGAACGAAAACGGCGCTTATGAGGTCATAGCCACCGAGCGTGCGATGAAAGTGACTGGCATAGCCGTCGGGCAGAGCTACGAGCTTGCCAATATCTTCGACCAGGAAAACGGCAGCATCAGGATAGAGGTCGTGGGCGTTTTCGAGCCAAAGGAGGGCTGCGAGGCCTACTGGGCTGAGGGGCTCGACAACTACGTCAGCTCTGTGCTGACCGACTATGATACATACATGAGCGAGATGCTCGACACAGGGGCGCTGCATATCTCGCAGTATGTCAACAACTATGCTATCGACTACAACAAGCTCGATATGACAGGGCTCGACAGCTTTATAGAGAAGATAGACGAGCAGACCGAGGAATACAAAAAAGCCAAGGTGTCATTCTCGATGCCTGCAAAGGAGATAATCGAGGACTACGCCAAGCGTGCATCGCAGCTGCGGCTGGTGCTCTGGCTTTTGCAGATACCAATAATGCTGATGATACTTTTCTATCTGTTCATGGTGTCGCAGCTCAATGTCGAGCAGGAGAAAAACGAGATAGCCGTGTTCAAATCCCGTGGTGCATCAAGAGGGCAGGTCGTGCTCATGTATGCTCTCGAATCGCTGGTGATAGGCGTAGTGTCGGCACTTCTCGCACCCTTTGCAGGGCTGCTGCTCTGCCGCATACTCGGAGCATCGAACGGCTTCTTGGAGTTTGTCAACCGTTCATCTATCCCGGCAAGGCTTTCGTTTGAGGCGTTTGTATATTCATTCATAGCATCGGCTGTGTTCTTTGCAACGACCATGCTGCCGATATTCCCGGCAACAAAGGAAACGATAGTCGGCCACAAGCAGTCAAAGGCCAAAAAGAGAAAGCTCTCTCTCTGGGAGAAGACAGGCCTTGACCTGATACTCCTCGGCGGCTCTTTGGCGTGGCTCTACTACTACAAGAGAGAGCAGGCACAGCTTCTGAGCGAAGGCGTCACCGACATCACGGCGACGGTTAACCCCATGCTCTTTGTGGCATCTACAGGCTTTATCTTAGGCTGCGGCCTGCTGATAATCAGGCTCTACCCGTTTGTGATAAGGCTGATAGCATTTGCAGGCAGGCGCTTCTGGCCGCCGTCTGTACACGTTTCACTCAACAACATAGGCCGCTCGTCAAACGGCAGGGAGAAGTTCCTTATACTTTTCCTTGTGCTGACGGTGTCGCTCGGGCTTTTCTTTGCAAACACCGCAAGAGCCCTCAACCGCTCTGCGACCGACCAGATAAACTACGCTGCCGGTGCAGATGTAAGGCTCTCGGAGGAATGGAAGAGCAACCGTGTAAGCTCGACGAGCCAGGGTCAGTCGGCCGCATCATACGGCATGACAGGCAACAACGGCGGCGAAGAGGAGGAAGAGGAGGTAGATGCATCTACCCTCAGCTACGAGGAGCCTGATTTCACACGCTTTGAGAAATTAGAGGGTGTCGAGGCTGCGGCAAGGGTGTTCAAAAAGGACAGCGTGACCCTTTCGTCAAGCAAGATGAAGGTGCCGAAAAAGACCACCTACAAGGACAATAATGAGCGCCGCAAGGAAGACTTCATGGAAATGAACGACACCTCGACCACAAACTCCGCCAAGGACGTAACTCTCATGACAGTCGAGCCGGGCGAGTTCTCGAAGGTGGTATGGACTTCCCCGAGGCTTTTCCCGACGCATATCAACAACTACTTGAACGCACTTTCCGATTACAATTCGGGCGTTATATTATCAAGCTCGTTCCGTGACACCTACGGCCTTAAGCTCGGCGACACGCTTGAATGCAAGTGGGGCTCGAATGCTGAGTTTACGGTGACTGTGCTGGCGTTCGTTGACTGCTGGCCGTCGATACAGCCGTATGAAAAGACCGAGAGCGGCGAATACCGTGACTTTGCGATAATGAATTTTGACTATGTAAGGATAGCCACAAATGTAGAGCCCTACGAGGTATGGATAAAGCTCAAAGACGGCACAAAGACGGAGGATTTCTACACCGCACTTGAAAATGCAAAGATAAAATGCTCGACACTTGAAGTCGCAAGCCAGCAGATAATCCAGAAAAAGAATGACCCGATGCTCCAGGGCATGAACGGTGCTCTGACCTTAGGCTTTATCATCATAATGATAATGTGCATCATAGGCTTCCTTATCTACTGGATAATCTCGATACGCTCACGCACGCTGCAATTTGGCATACTGCGTGCTATGGGCATGAAATTCAGGGAGATAATCACCATGCTGCTGACCGAGCAGCTGCTCGTTTCCGGGGCAGCGATAGTGCTCTCGTTTATAGTCGGCTCGATAGCCAGCGAGCTGTTTGTGCCGCTGTTCCAGTCGTTCATGCAGACAGGCGCTTACCCCGAGTTTGAGGTGATACCTGCAAGGAGCGACTATCTGAAGATATACGCAGCCCTCGGTGCAATGCTGCTGTTCTGCTTCATTGTTCTCGGCAGGCTTATATCCAACATCAACATCAGCAAGGCGCTCAAGCTGGGTGAAGACTAAAAGAATAAAGAATAAAGGTATCGACTTGTGGCCGATGGTATTTTAAATATCATCGGAGCAGCCGATACCTTATTTTTTTATTTCCCCTTATGTGCTCTCTCCCTGCTTGCCTAAAAACATGGCAGCAGCACGGGCAAGCATCTCGTGCTCGGGTGTTGCGGTCGAGAGGTCGTCAGAAGCCACGAGCGCAACAGCCCCCGTGCAGTCACCCGAGGATATGATAGGCACCACCGTGAGTGCCCGTCTGTCGATGCCCTCTATCGGCAGCAGCGGCTTTGTGCTGTCCTGCTCGGCGTAGTATGCACGCCTGCTCTCGAATATCTCCTCCAGTGCCGGGGACACACGCCGCTCCAAAAACTCACGCTTGTGTACCCCTGCCGCAGCAACAACATGGTCTCTGTCAAAAACCACTGCCGGCGAGCCGGACAGCTTACTTATCACCTGCGCTGCTTTTTCCGCCCCCTCGGCAAGCTCGCCCATTATCGAGTACTTTTTGAGCACCACCTCGCCGTTTGAGTCTGTGAATATTTCTAAGGGGTCGCCCTCACTGATAACATTGACACTAAGAATCTCGCCCTTGCTTGTGCGTACTTGGGCGATAGGTATGAGATTGTCGGCTTTCTTAGTGCCTGACTTAAAATTTACAGCAACAGTTTCCTCTTGAAGTTCTTCGGGAACGCCTGTCCGCAGTAGCGTATCAATATCCGCTTTCAGCTTAATATCAATGTGGTCGGTGTAAACGTCTATGCGGTCAAGAATGAAATCCACATCGGCTTTGGTCAGGCTGTCCTTGTTTATAATAGTATCAAAGACCTCCATGACCGTTTTGGCAGTGCGGTTCATGGTGATGATCGCATTGTGCTTATCGGTGGCAAGCTGTATCTGATTGCGGAAACCCTCGATCTGCTGCATGAGATCATCAACCTGCTCTTGGTAGACTTCTTCGAGCATATCCTCACGTTCGGGATGCTTGGCGATGTCCTTTACGTGTTGACGGGCAAGGAATTTCAGCTCGGTCTTGATGTCCTCTATCCTTTGTAAAAGGACTTCCACTACTGTTTTGCTTGACGAGGTTTCTTTCTGCTCTTTGTCAATAGACTCTTGCAGCTGTTCAAGCATAGCTTCGGAATTGTCCTTGACTTTACGCACGAAAGATTTCAGCAGATCATCCAGCATATCTACTCTTGTGTGGTGAGAAGAACAGCCCTTGGTGCCACGTCTGTGATAAGTTCCGCAACGGTAGGCTTGTGGTATATCGCCACGGCTCATGGAAAACATGGGAGAACCGCAGTCACCGCAGAACAGATGTCCTGTGTAGACATTGTCGAACTTTTTGACGCCTCTGTAATTGGAGCGTGAACGTTGTTTCATCTGCTCCTGCACCACCGAAAACAGCTTGAAATCAACGATAGGCTCGTGGTTGTTTGCAATGACGATATGATCTACTTCCTGCAATTTCTCGTCACCGCCGTTTATCTTCTTGCGGCGGTATTTTCTTTGCCTGAGAGTACCGATATAGAAATCGTTGGACAATATCTCGCTTATCGTAACAAGGCTCCATTCCGCTTTGGAGCGAACCACATATTCCTCACCCTCGGCTTCTTTCCGCATTTCCTCGGTCTTGCGAGGTGTGGGGATATGCTGATCTGTAAGATAGTTAGCAATTTTCTTGTAACCCCAGCCGTCCGCATAAAGCTGAAATATCTTCCGAACGATCTCTGCGGAAGGCTCATCAACGGTGAATTTCATGGTCTTTGTGTTGGTCATGACATAACCGTAAGGAACGGCGCATATCCATTTACCCTCTTTCTGACGGCTGTTGATGACTGCCTTGACTTTCTTCGAGGTATCAGTAACAGGCATTTCGTTTACTAAAAATCTGAACTGTATCGCCATCCATTCGTCCGAAGTGGGAAAGTCGATGCCGTCACCTATCGAGATGATACGAATACCTGCATCACGCAAGTCCTCCAATTCCACAAGTCCCCTGCTGGTACGTCTTGAAAATCTGGAAAAATCCTTGATAATAAGTATATCATACTCGCCATGAAATAGTTTTCTTCGTAGTTTCTGATAATCTTCACGCTGTTCAAAGGTATAGCCGCTGCGGTCACGGTCAGCGTAAAAGTCAAGCGTGGAATCGGGAAACGTCCGTGCAACATAGTCGGATATGATAGCTTTCTGGTTCTCAATGGAAGTGTTGTCCTTGTCCATTTCCTCGTCCACGGAAATTCGGCAATAACCTGCTATCCTGAACTGTTCGCTCATTGTTCTCTCCTTTCTATCAATGTTGTTTCACTACATTTAATTTTTTATATCAACATTGTACCATACAATATAATATTTGTCAAGCTAAACTTACAGAAAAAGGGCGTGCTAAGCACACCCTAAATTCTTTATAAGCAGATTTTCCGCACATCGGAACAGATCACCCTGCCCCGACAGAAAGAATACGACTTTGCATTTTTTTACCTTGACCTTAGATAAAAGTTTCTCGGTCAGCTCTGCCCGGTCGTACATCTGCTGTTCCTCATTTGTCAGCCACACCTCAATGTAGCCTTTGTTCGATTTGTTGTATATCTCCAATGAATAAGCTCCTTTTTACACTATCTATATTGTATGATTCTCGGATTTACGGAACTTATTCATTTTCAGCGTTCTATCATTGATTATTTCTCCTTTCGCTTTCACGAAAGGAGGTATGACGCTGCCTTAAACGGTTGGCGAATCCGCTCTGGCAGCCTGCTGCTTGGCGTTGCAGCAGCATACACGACGATGACGTTTTTTATGAAGTAGTTTTATCCGAGGCAGGCGAATCCTCGGATATTTTCTTGGACTTTTCACGCTCGGCTTGCTCACGTTTGAGCTGCTCGATAAAGCCCTTGTTACGGTTATCATTCATTATTCTGTCGAACTTAACGATAACCTCCTCGGGGGATAAGGATTCCCCGAATACTGATATGACGTGGTCGTAAACAGCGTTTCTTTTCTTCTGTTCGAGCTGTGCTATCTCAGCTTTTATTTTCGCATCAAGAGCATTGTAAGCGTCAATGGTCGGCTGTATCTCGGCACGGTTTTTCTCGATTTTTTCCCTGTACTTTTCACGCTTAGCGATCTTCATTTCAAGTGTAACCTTTTTCGGCATAGCATCTTCCTTTCTTTTTTACCTCGTTTTTCGGAACGCTGCCACGGAATCTTTTCCCATGACAGCAGGGAATAAAACATAGCGATCACCCCTTTGCATATACTTAAATTTTGTGATTTTAGACCATTAACTTAGGTACAATTACGACAGATTTCTTCCCTTGCAGTTCACGCTATTCTCTGAAATTTTCTATACCGTTCATTCCCAAAAATACGAATAGCTGCATTTTGCTCTGTTTCATATTCTTGCATAGCAATATCTTCAACGTTAAGGGCAACGGGTTCCCTTAACAGCCAATTTCAGACGGAAGTTTGATAATTGGAAGAAAGTGGGAGGAGTATGCACCATTTTATATGCTTGCTCGTAAAGTTTGACATTTATCAAGTATATCTTCGCAAATGCAAAGCTTTTCCGCAAAAAACAAATTAACTGCTGATCCAAATCCGTGTTCGGAAATATTGTTTGATATTTCAGCTTTAATATTTTTACATACCAATTGCAAAATCCGGTAAGAACATCTGTTCGTATTTCTTATTATATTACAAGAACATATGTTTGTCAAGAGGTTTTAGAATATTTGTTTGGACGTTATTTTTAGTTTTTTCACCTTTAGATTAGTTCAGTTTTTTGATGATAACAGTTAAGTAATGAATAATTGATAAGGAGGAAAATGCAATGTGAATTTTGATAAGCTTTGACAAAATGGCCGCAGTTTCTGCAGTAGGCTTAATATATATGTTCTGCAAATAACGAACAGAATAAATGTACAAAGCGTTCGTACTGATTGGATACAAACGCTTTTTTGTCAGTAAGAATCTGTGCAGCTTTAAGAATGTAGCTCAAAAGCTGATGTTAGCCCTCGGATCAGAACACATAGTATAGTCTGCGCAGAACCCCGCGTGTGCGGGGGAAAAGATTTTCACTCCTTTCAGCCACCCTACGGGGTGGGGATCACCCCCGCATGTGCGGGGAAAAGGCAGAGGTAGGCAGAAATGACCTACCCCTTTTAGGATCACCCCCGCATGTGCGGGGAAAAGAAAATGAAATGAACTACTATATAACGCCCGACAGGATCACCCCCGCATGTGCGGGGAAAAGTTATCTTATTTTATTTTGATAAAGGAGTGTGTAGGATCACCCCCGCATGTGCGGGGAAAAGACTAAAAAGTTGTTGAAAATACAGGGTGTTTGCTTTCTTTACCCTTCCGTTTTCTTTAACTTTTCAAAGATCCTGTATGTCAGCTTACAGTCCTCAAGTGCCATGTGTTGAATGTTGGCCTTAATCCCAAGATATTTACATATCGATGAAATACTGTACCCTTCAGATATATCTGTTTTCTTTCTAGCGATTTTCAGTGTATCAATTAATCTGTTGCCTATATACATTTTGCCTGTTTGTGCACATAGCCTTTGCAGAAATCCTATAT from Ruminococcus sp. NK3A76 includes these protein-coding regions:
- a CDS encoding stage V sporulation T C-terminal domain-containing protein, which encodes MSEQFRIAGYCRISVDEEMDKDNTSIENQKAIISDYVARTFPDSTLDFYADRDRSGYTFEQREDYQKLRRKLFHGEYDILIIKDFSRFSRRTSRGLVELEDLRDAGIRIISIGDGIDFPTSDEWMAIQFRFLVNEMPVTDTSKKVKAVINSRQKEGKWICAVPYGYVMTNTKTMKFTVDEPSAEIVRKIFQLYADGWGYKKIANYLTDQHIPTPRKTEEMRKEAEGEEYVVRSKAEWSLVTISEILSNDFYIGTLRQRKYRRKKINGGDEKLQEVDHIVIANNHEPIVDFKLFSVVQEQMKQRSRSNYRGVKKFDNVYTGHLFCGDCGSPMFSMSRGDIPQAYRCGTYHRRGTKGCSSHHTRVDMLDDLLKSFVRKVKDNSEAMLEQLQESIDKEQKETSSSKTVVEVLLQRIEDIKTELKFLARQHVKDIAKHPEREDMLEEVYQEQVDDLMQQIEGFRNQIQLATDKHNAIITMNRTAKTVMEVFDTIINKDSLTKADVDFILDRIDVYTDHIDIKLKADIDTLLRTGVPEELQEETVAVNFKSGTKKADNLIPIAQVRTSKGEILSVNVISEGDPLEIFTDSNGEVVLKKYSIMGELAEGAEKAAQVISKLSGSPAVVFDRDHVVAAAGVHKREFLERRVSPALEEIFESRRAYYAEQDSTKPLLPIEGIDRRALTVVPIISSGDCTGAVALVASDDLSTATPEHEMLARAAAMFLGKQGEST
- a CDS encoding ABC transporter permease; translation: MFTLLLRKMRNTKWMVFCLLIGCVMACAMMATIPIYMNASLQRMLVKDLETFQQTYNIYPGMYNTKYSMNMSLNAEGQRKLIEATEKAVDDSFAQLGAEATNKRFVSDDYLYAANFATAGGSDTVKLHLGAMSGLADNVTITQGRIFTPGKNENGAYEVIATERAMKVTGIAVGQSYELANIFDQENGSIRIEVVGVFEPKEGCEAYWAEGLDNYVSSVLTDYDTYMSEMLDTGALHISQYVNNYAIDYNKLDMTGLDSFIEKIDEQTEEYKKAKVSFSMPAKEIIEDYAKRASQLRLVLWLLQIPIMLMILFYLFMVSQLNVEQEKNEIAVFKSRGASRGQVVLMYALESLVIGVVSALLAPFAGLLLCRILGASNGFLEFVNRSSIPARLSFEAFVYSFIASAVFFATTMLPIFPATKETIVGHKQSKAKKRKLSLWEKTGLDLILLGGSLAWLYYYKREQAQLLSEGVTDITATVNPMLFVASTGFILGCGLLIIRLYPFVIRLIAFAGRRFWPPSVHVSLNNIGRSSNGREKFLILFLVLTVSLGLFFANTARALNRSATDQINYAAGADVRLSEEWKSNRVSSTSQGQSAASYGMTGNNGGEEEEEEVDASTLSYEEPDFTRFEKLEGVEAAARVFKKDSVTLSSSKMKVPKKTTYKDNNERRKEDFMEMNDTSTTNSAKDVTLMTVEPGEFSKVVWTSPRLFPTHINNYLNALSDYNSGVILSSSFRDTYGLKLGDTLECKWGSNAEFTVTVLAFVDCWPSIQPYEKTESGEYRDFAIMNFDYVRIATNVEPYEVWIKLKDGTKTEDFYTALENAKIKCSTLEVASQQIIQKKNDPMLQGMNGALTLGFIIIMIMCIIGFLIYWIISIRSRTLQFGILRAMGMKFREIITMLLTEQLLVSGAAIVLSFIVGSIASELFVPLFQSFMQTGAYPEFEVIPARSDYLKIYAALGAMLLFCFIVLGRLISNINISKALKLGED
- a CDS encoding efflux RND transporter periplasmic adaptor subunit, coding for MKLYSLKKATAAMAAAVLCAALSGCYFLPDEEEVLAAPSVKTSDVKYTTIKVERKTLEKKVICSGTVSSENQYSQSYADNSGVIKKFYVNTGDTVKKGDKICSLDTTDIDYEIAEQELYLKRAKLDTQVIVQNKGTQAEIDRSGVEEELIQKKLDKLYALKEGATLKAEADGTITYLTSLRAGDSIDTGTTVCTILDTDALFIEIKPKSGDTKYFKMDQKVAIRVGEEEYQGKVFMIPSELTKYREEQKKSKEKIEDGINYQADAVYVRFADKKSSASAVGQLADVTLLLDKTENAIVISNNLIKKVDGEQVVYVLKDGEKVAVTVEVGLQTGSQAEIVSGLSEGDEVIIR